From Streptomyces sp. Edi4, one genomic window encodes:
- a CDS encoding DUF742 domain-containing protein, which translates to MRDTDRRAGSGTGDPSAVPGRPLHWFDDDAGPVVRPYAMTRGRTTSAGQHRLDLIAVVVPEPAADDPGRDQTLSPEHVEIVERCGDAPQSIAELAAGLDLPVGVVRVLVGDLVADALVHVTRPVPPAELPDESLLREVINGLRAL; encoded by the coding sequence GAGCGGGACCGGGGACCCGTCGGCGGTCCCCGGCCGCCCGCTCCACTGGTTCGACGACGACGCGGGGCCCGTGGTGCGGCCGTACGCCATGACGCGCGGGCGCACCACCAGCGCCGGCCAGCACCGCCTCGACCTGATCGCCGTGGTCGTCCCGGAACCCGCCGCCGACGACCCGGGCCGCGACCAGACGCTCTCCCCGGAACACGTCGAGATCGTCGAACGCTGCGGCGACGCACCGCAGTCGATCGCCGAACTCGCGGCAGGCCTCGACCTCCCGGTCGGGGTGGTCCGGGTGCTGGTCGGCGATCTCGTCGCCGACGCCCTGGTGCACGTAACCCGACCCGTCCCGCCGGCCGAGCTGCCGGACGAGTCCCTTCTCCGCGAGGTGATCAATGGCCTTCGGGCGCTCTAG
- a CDS encoding ATP/GTP-binding protein, whose amino-acid sequence MAFGRSSRKRRHVDPVTLKILVAGGFGVGKTTLVGAVSEIRPLRTEERLSEAGRPVDDIAGVEAKSTTTVAMDFGRITLREDLVLYLFGTPGQDRFWFLWDELAQGALGAVVLADTRRLEDCFAGIDYFERRGIPFTVAVNCFDDATRYPADTVRSALDLDPEVPLLLCDARERESVKDILVGVVEHALAMSAKSRQPAAT is encoded by the coding sequence ATGGCCTTCGGGCGCTCTAGCCGCAAGAGGCGGCACGTCGATCCGGTGACGCTCAAGATTCTCGTCGCGGGCGGATTCGGCGTCGGCAAGACCACCCTGGTCGGCGCGGTGAGCGAGATCCGGCCCCTGCGGACCGAGGAACGCCTCAGCGAGGCGGGCCGCCCGGTCGACGACATCGCGGGCGTGGAGGCCAAGAGCACCACCACGGTGGCCATGGACTTCGGGCGCATCACGCTCCGCGAGGACCTGGTGCTCTACCTCTTCGGGACGCCGGGCCAGGACCGGTTCTGGTTCCTGTGGGACGAGCTGGCGCAGGGGGCGCTCGGCGCGGTCGTCCTGGCCGACACCCGCCGCCTGGAGGACTGCTTCGCCGGCATCGACTACTTCGAGCGGCGCGGCATCCCGTTCACCGTCGCCGTCAACTGCTTCGACGACGCCACCCGTTACCCCGCCGACACCGTGCGCTCGGCCCTCGACCTCGACCCCGAAGTCCCGCTCCTGCTGTGCGACGCGCGCGAGCGCGAATCGGTCAAGGACATCCTGGTGGGCGTGGTCGAGCACGCCCTCGCGATGTCCGCGAAGTCCCGCCAGCCGGCCGCCACCTGA